A DNA window from Arachis hypogaea cultivar Tifrunner chromosome 18, arahy.Tifrunner.gnm2.J5K5, whole genome shotgun sequence contains the following coding sequences:
- the LOC112770730 gene encoding dual specificity protein phosphatase PHS1 gives MQVDAESSKELEQWNEMLKNDVIKLCQDNNFNTGFFEGSDDNFVIDAYELKIRLEHILERIVLISEAANTEKPSAVTNTLYVGGALAARSIYTLQRLGITHILCLCTNEIGQADSQFPDLFTYKNFSVSDNEDCNISSIFEEACDFIDYVEQIGQRVLVHCFEGRSRSVTLVLAYLMLRKKFTLLEAWNTLKRVHRRAQPNDGFAKILQELDKKLHGKVSMEWQQRKPTMKVCPICGKNAGLSSSSLKLHLQKLHKKLSSGSVDSAMTMEIQKALTALKVSRGGSVSPTQRQSQSMIDE, from the exons ATGCag GTTGATGCCGAATCTAGTAAAGAACTGGAACAGTGGAATGAAATGCTTAAAAATGATGTCATCAAGTTATGCCAAGACAACAATTTCAATACAGGTTTTTTCGAAGGTAGTGACGACAACTTTGTCATTGATGCATATGAACTGAAG ATAAGACTTGAGCATATACTTGAGAGGATTGTGTTGATATCTGAGGCTGCGAATACAGAGAAACCTTCCGCCGTTACAAACACTCTCTATGTTGGTGGAGCACTGGCTGCAAGATCTATATACACGTTGCAACGCTTGGGAATCACACATATATTGTGTTTGTGTACTAACGAAATTGGACAGGCCGATTCTCAGTTTCCTGATCTATTTACGTATAAAAATTTCTCT GTGAGTGACAATGAAGATTGTAACATCAGCAGCAtatttgaagaagcttgtgatttTATAGATTATGTTGAGCAGATTGGTCAAAGAGTTTTAGTTCATTGTTTTGAGGGGAGAAGCAGAAGTGTTACTCTGGTTCTTGCTTACTTAATGCTCAGAAA GAAGTTCACTCTACTAGAAGCATGGAACACACTGAAACGAGTACACCGCCGAGCACAGCCGAACGATGGTTTTGCGAAGATCTTACAGGAACTGGATAAAAAACTGCATGGAAAGGTATCTATGGAGTGGCAGCAACGAAAACCAACGATGAAAGTTTGCCCCATCTGCGGCAAGAATGCCGGATTAAGCAGCAGCTCACTTAAGCTCCATCTCCAGAAGTTGCATAAAAAGCTGTCGTCCGGGAGTGTAGACAGTGCCATGACAATGGAAATACAGAAGGCACTGACGGCTTTGAAGGTTAGCCGCGGCGGCAGTGTTAGCCCAACACAGAGGCAGTCTCAGTCAATGATAGATGAATAG
- the LOC112770616 gene encoding serine carboxypeptidase-like 45 translates to MEVLSFPSSSSSSSSFDGNEDRIGMLPGQPENIEFEQFSGYVTVDQKKHKNLFYYFVESQTHPSSKPLVLWLNGGPGCSSLGVGAFSENGPFRPNGEFLIKNEYSWNKEANMLYLETPVGVGFSYAKATSSYLEINDEATDLS, encoded by the exons aTGGAGGTGTTGAGTTTTccatcctcctcctcttcttcttcttcttttgatgGAAATGAAGATAGAATTGGAATGCTTCCAGGACAACCAGAAAACATAGAATTTGAACAGTTCTCAGGATATGTAACTGTTGATCAAAAGAAGCACAAGAATCTCTTCTATTATTTTGTTGAATCACAAACTCATCCTTCTTCAAAACCTCTTGTTCTCTGGCTCAATGGAG GACCTGGTTGTTCATCACTTGGAGTTGGTGCATTCTCTGAAAATGGACCGTTTAGGCCAAATGGAGAGTTTCTTATTAAGAATGAATATAGTTGGAATAAag AAGCAAATATGTTGTATTTGGAGACACCAGTTGGAGTGGGGTTCTCTTATGCCAAAGCTACCTCCTCCTATTTAGAAATCAATGACGAGGCAACAG atctttCGTAA
- the LOC112771425 gene encoding putative pentatricopeptide repeat-containing protein At3g47840, with translation MPSSSPPFLLLLLLPRLPPSASSFLRLWRPQDAVLRGTKGFWGRVWEHNRCASSFSVHPNTPHFVHNMLDLNSELKQLVKCSQLHKARHMFDKMPHRDEVSWTTIIAGYVNSSDPFEALILFLNLWIQPGLQKDQFMISVALKACALGMNIYFGESLHGFSVKSSLVDSVFVSSSLVDMYMKVGKVEHGCKVFEEMETRNVVSWTSIIAGLVHGGYSIEGLLYFSEMWRSKVGCDSYAFAIALKASADSNSLDCGKAIHTQTIKQGFDESLFVINTLASMYNKCGKPSYVMRLFQKMRMPDVVSWTTLITTYVQMGEEENAVDAFRRMRKSGVSANQYTFAAVISACANLVVKEWGQQIHGHVLHLGLVDALSVSNSLITLYSKCGMLTSASMVFCSMAIKDIISWSTIIAVYSQAGYAKEAFDYLSWMRREGPKPNEFALASLLSVSGSMALLEPGKQVHAHVLCIGLDHEAMVHSALISMYSKCGSLKEASKVFDGTKTNDIISWTAMINGYAEHGCSQKAIHLFEKIPSIGLKPDYVTFIGVLTACSHAGLVDQGFHYFMSMIDEYRISPSKEHYGCMIDLLCRAGRLSEAELMIGSMPFCSDDVVWSTLLRACRVHGDIDRGRRAAEKILSLDPNSAGTHITLANIYAAKGRWEEVAHIRKLMKSKGVIKEPGWSWINVNDHLHSFVSTDQSHPQSEDIIAILKLLSSRRGDSLLETCSSEDVED, from the coding sequence ATGCCCTCCTCCTCTCCGCCTTTCCTCCTCCTTCTGTTGCTCCCCCGCCTTCCTCCCTCCGCATCCTCTTTCCTCCGATTATGGCGGCCGCAGGATGCCGTTTTGCGTGGCACAAAAGGCTTCTGGGGACGTGTTTGGGAACATAATCGATGTGCCTCTTCATTTTCCGTCCATCCAAACACGCCCCATTTTGTTCATAATATGCTTGACCTTAACTCCGAACTGAAGCAACTTGTGAAATGTTCTCAACTGCATAAAGCAAggcacatgtttgataaaatgcctcaCAGAGATGAGGTTTCATGGACCACAATAATAGCTGGTTATGTCAATTCTTCAGACCCTTTTGAAGCGTTGATCTTGTTCTTAAATTTGTGGATCCAGCCTGGTCTTCAAAAAGACCAGTTTATGATTAGTGTTGCACTCAAGGCTTGTGCTCTTGGCATGAACATATATTTCGGGGAATCATTGCATGGATTTTCTGTGAAGTCAAGTTTGGTAGACTCGGTATTTGTCAGCAGTTCACTAGTGGACATGTATATGAAAGTAGGCAAAGTAGAGCATGGTTGCAAAGTCTTTGAAGAAATGGAAACCCGAAACGTGGTATCGTGGACGTCCATTATTGCAGGGCTTGTTCATGGTGGTTATAGTATAGAGGGATTATTGTACTTCTCTGAAATGTGGAGATCAAAAGTGGGTTGTGATTCATATGCATTCGCCATCGCTTTGAAAGCATCTGCTGATTCGAATTCTTTAGATTGTGGGAAAGCTATTCACACACAAACAATAAAACAAGGGTTTGATGAGAGCTTGTTTGTGATTAACACCCTTGCTTCCATGTATAATAAATGTGGAAAACCAAGTTATGTCATGAGATTGTTCCAAAAAATGAGGATGCCAGATGTAGTTTCATGGACAACCCTTATTACAACATATGTGCAGATGGGAGAAGAAGAGAATGCAGTGGATGCATTTAGAAGGATGAGAAAATCAGGGGTTAGTGCCAATCAATACACTTTTGCAGCAGTAATTTCTGCATGTGCAAATCTTGTTGTTAAAGAATGGGGCCAGCAGATACATGGCCATGTATTGCATCTAGGTCTGGTGGATGCCTTGTCAGTGTCGAATTCCCTCATTACACTTTATTCAAAATGTGGGATGTTAACTTCGGCTTCAATGGTGTTTTGTAGTATGGCTATAAAAGATATTATTTCTTGGAGCACTATAATTGCAGTTTATTCTCAAGCAGGTTATGCAAAAGAAGCTTTTGACTATCTATCATGGATGAGAAGGGAAGGGCCAAAACCGAATGAATTTGCTCTTGCTAGCTTGCTTAGTGTGAGTGGAAGCATGGCGCTTCTTGAGCCTGGGAAGCAGGTGCATGCTCATGTCCTATGCATTGGCCTGGATCATGAAGCAATGGTTCATAGTGCACTAATCAGTATGTATTCAAAATGTGGGAGTCTAAAAGAAGCTTCTAAAGTATTTGATGGGACTAAAACTAATGACATTATATCATGGACAGCCATGATCAATGGGTATGCTGAACATGGATGCAGCCAAAAGGCAATTCATTTATTCGAGAAGATTCCCAGTATTGGTTTAAAACCGGACTATGTGACTTTCATTGGGGTTTTGACAGCTTGTAGCCATGCTGGATTGGTTGATCAAGGTTTCCACTACTTTATGTCAATGATTGACGAGTATCGGATCAGTCCTTCAAAAGAGCACTATGGTTGCATGATTGATCTTCTATGCAGAGCAGGAAGATTGAGTGAAGCTGAGCTTATGATAGGAAGCATGCCTTTCTGTAGTGATGATGTTGTGTGGTCTACCTTACTTAGAGCCTGTAGGGTTCATGGGGACATTGACAGAGGAAGACGAGCAGCAGAAAAAATACTTTCTTTGGATCCGAATTCTGCAGGAACTCACATCACCCTGGCTAACATATATGCTGCCAAGGGGAGATGGGAGGAAGTTGCGCACATAAGGAAGCTAATGAAGTCAAAGGGGGTAATAAAAGAGCCAGGTTGGTCTTGGATAAATGTCAATGATCACTTACATTCATTTGTTTCTACGGATCAGTCTCATCCACAGAGCGAAGATATCATAGCCATTCTAAAACTACTAAGTTCAAGAAGAGGAGACTCTTTGCTGGAAACATGTTCAAGTGAAGATGTTGAAGATTAG